A DNA window from Bradyrhizobium sp. CCBAU 53421 contains the following coding sequences:
- a CDS encoding heparin lyase I family protein: MDTTGTITSFSSTPMTRFSIGGDVYGVQDASTSYSLTNPDSQTLRFEVQQGDHAWYDDSSVDRSEVSGATNIPGSTPIALNYQFMVEPNGPNGSFVNTASGWFIVGQMHNDDNASGVGTSPPFAIQLVGDHLQVVARYVQPGQDPSNGAGNVQMLTLWTDPNPIQTGVYNNIQIQADVSNTGGGYLKVSINGTQVVNYSGPLGYGQATNWEYGVYRSTAPETVAVDYRNMILLTGAAATSTQPTTPTQPTTPNVAPTVTQVSASPGTGTEHVGDVVTLTLGLSEAVTVNGTPTLSLNDGASATYVGGSGTNTLTFRTTVASTDTNTSALAITGVSLANGASITDSGGLAANLSGAVKTFSGLQISNTPIMPTQPTTPTVTQPVLSVADSSLWVAGRGGQVDLGTTLSTTDSNDKVSLNIKGLPKYETITTGDGTTFRGGDITLSSAQVASGLTLTSYYKGNAHPVATLTLTASATDPVTGAVASATPQTITVTDPRPSATSGSTTNQDHGLHHHLQWGSSTLAATVPQTTSLANYDTATGSQASHSFALLNQYLAGSSGRVDGGQIAAAISNGAAWMQNAFLTKPHH, translated from the coding sequence TTGGATACGACTGGGACAATCACATCATTTTCTTCCACACCGATGACGAGGTTTTCGATCGGTGGCGACGTCTACGGAGTGCAGGATGCGAGCACGAGCTACAGCCTGACCAATCCTGACTCGCAAACCCTGCGCTTCGAAGTCCAGCAGGGTGATCATGCCTGGTACGATGACTCATCTGTTGATCGCTCCGAGGTTTCAGGCGCGACCAACATTCCCGGCAGCACTCCAATCGCCTTGAACTATCAGTTCATGGTGGAGCCGAATGGCCCCAACGGGTCATTTGTGAATACGGCAAGTGGCTGGTTCATCGTCGGACAGATGCACAATGATGATAACGCGAGCGGCGTCGGCACCTCGCCGCCATTTGCGATCCAGCTTGTCGGCGATCATCTGCAGGTTGTCGCCAGATATGTCCAGCCGGGTCAGGATCCGAGCAACGGGGCCGGCAATGTGCAGATGCTCACGCTCTGGACTGACCCCAATCCGATCCAGACGGGTGTGTACAACAACATTCAGATACAGGCCGACGTTTCGAACACCGGCGGTGGGTATTTGAAGGTCTCGATCAACGGGACGCAGGTCGTGAACTACAGCGGCCCCCTGGGCTATGGGCAGGCCACCAATTGGGAGTACGGGGTCTATCGGTCGACGGCGCCCGAGACCGTCGCCGTCGATTACCGAAATATGATACTGTTGACGGGGGCGGCGGCGACGTCGACGCAGCCGACCACACCGACGCAGCCGACCACGCCGAACGTCGCGCCGACGGTGACGCAGGTGTCCGCTTCGCCGGGCACCGGAACCGAGCATGTCGGCGATGTCGTCACGTTGACGCTCGGCTTGAGCGAGGCTGTGACCGTCAACGGTACGCCGACGCTGTCGCTCAATGATGGTGCCAGTGCCACCTATGTCGGCGGCTCGGGGACAAATACGCTCACGTTCCGGACGACAGTCGCGTCGACTGACACGAATACCTCGGCGCTCGCCATCACCGGCGTCAGTCTCGCGAACGGCGCGAGCATCACGGATTCCGGGGGGCTTGCCGCCAATCTCTCGGGCGCGGTGAAGACATTCTCCGGTCTTCAGATCTCGAACACGCCCATCATGCCGACGCAGCCAACCACACCGACGGTGACTCAGCCGGTGCTCTCCGTCGCGGACAGCTCGCTCTGGGTCGCCGGCAGAGGCGGTCAGGTCGACCTGGGGACAACGCTGTCCACGACCGATTCCAACGATAAAGTCAGCCTGAACATCAAAGGCCTGCCGAAGTATGAGACGATCACGACCGGCGATGGCACGACGTTCAGGGGAGGCGACATCACGCTGAGCTCTGCGCAGGTCGCCAGCGGATTGACCCTGACATCCTACTACAAGGGCAATGCTCATCCGGTCGCGACTCTCACCCTGACCGCGAGCGCGACCGACCCGGTTACCGGCGCTGTGGCATCGGCGACGCCACAGACCATCACCGTCACGGATCCTCGGCCGTCCGCAACCTCAGGGAGCACGACAAACCAGGACCATGGGCTGCACCATCACCTTCAGTGGGGCAGCAGCACGCTGGCAGCTACCGTGCCGCAGACCACCTCTTTGGCGAATTACGATACGGCCACAGGGTCCCAGGCGAGCCACAGCTTCGCGCTGCTGAACCAGTATCTGGCGGGTAGCTCTGGTCGGGTCGACGGGGGGCAGATCGCGGCAGCCATTTCGAACGGCGCCGCCTGGATGCAGAACGCGTTCCTGACGAAGCCCCACCACTAA
- a CDS encoding type I secretion system permease/ATPase translates to MNTEPDQLRDRCGDDGIGIRAMLRCAHEFGVKVRATTMDWPRLADIQLPGIASLRDGGFLLLGKIEDQVALVLHPTSSHPRRMTRAEFEAIWDGGLISPGSQSFAHRARHAIADIRARAGGLGAGPIRYAGGLLMRIRDGLAKARDTLLTKTSGMRARFAASGDVANEAADTGSTAASIDPEDADESGLIALAILLRCHGIAADPGQIHHRVGAARLGVTEILRCAKEFGLKARVQRTSWDRLAVTPLPGIALLRDGSFLILGKLIDGKLLVQRPLSPRPETLTQAQLEAIWDGGLILMARRASLTDLARRFDIAWFVGAMQKYRRLLSEVLAASFFLQIFAVVSPLFFQVVIDKVLVHRSMSTLDVLVIGLVVLTVFEAILETLRVYLFAHTTNRIDVELGARLFRHLMALPIAYFQTRRVGDSVARVRELENIRQFLTSSALTLVIDLLFTVVFLVVMFYYSTTLTWIVLASFPFYIGISAGAAPLFRARLDEKFNRGSENQAFLVESVTGVETLKAMAVEPQMQRRWEEQLAGYVAASFRVLSLNNTASQAVQMINKLVIAATLYFGARLVIGGELTVGELVAFNMLAARVSTPVLRLAQVWQDFHQARLSIDRLGDILNTIPEPSFTPSRAALPPIRGQVRFEHATFRYRIDGPEVLHDVSFSIEPGQVIGIVGSSGSGKSTITKLIQRLYVPESGRVLVDGVDLAMVDLSWLRRQIGVVLQENVLFNCTIRDNIALTDPTMSMERVIEAAMLAGAHDFILELPEGYDTVVGERGSSLSGGQRQRIAIARALITDPRILIFDEATSALDYESERAIQQNMRRISAGRTVIVIAHRLSTVRNANRIITLEHGRIVEDGSHDELIQTNGRYANLHYLQAGIHDVR, encoded by the coding sequence GTGAACACTGAACCCGATCAGCTCCGCGATCGCTGCGGAGATGATGGGATAGGCATCCGCGCAATGCTTCGTTGCGCGCACGAATTCGGGGTCAAAGTCCGTGCGACGACGATGGATTGGCCGCGGCTGGCGGACATCCAGCTGCCTGGAATCGCGTCGCTGCGTGACGGAGGATTTTTGCTTCTAGGAAAAATCGAGGACCAGGTGGCGCTTGTGCTGCACCCGACCTCGTCGCATCCGCGGCGGATGACGCGTGCGGAATTTGAAGCGATCTGGGATGGCGGCTTGATCTCGCCCGGCTCACAGAGCTTCGCGCACCGCGCACGTCATGCGATTGCCGACATCCGCGCTCGCGCAGGTGGTCTGGGTGCCGGCCCGATCCGCTACGCCGGTGGTCTCCTGATGCGTATCCGCGACGGCTTGGCAAAGGCCCGCGATACCTTGTTGACGAAGACGTCCGGCATGCGGGCGCGTTTTGCCGCTTCCGGCGATGTTGCGAACGAGGCCGCGGATACCGGATCCACGGCCGCGAGCATCGACCCCGAAGACGCCGACGAATCCGGGCTCATTGCGCTCGCGATCTTGCTGCGTTGCCACGGAATCGCTGCCGATCCCGGCCAAATCCACCACCGGGTCGGCGCGGCGCGACTCGGCGTTACTGAAATCCTGCGCTGCGCCAAGGAGTTCGGGCTCAAGGCAAGGGTGCAGCGGACCAGTTGGGACAGACTTGCGGTCACGCCGCTGCCGGGAATTGCACTGCTGCGTGACGGCAGCTTCCTGATTCTCGGCAAGCTCATCGACGGCAAGCTTCTCGTGCAGCGCCCGCTGTCTCCGCGTCCCGAAACACTCACCCAGGCCCAGCTCGAGGCCATCTGGGATGGCGGCCTCATTCTGATGGCCCGGCGCGCCAGCCTGACCGATCTCGCGCGACGCTTCGATATCGCCTGGTTCGTCGGCGCCATGCAAAAGTATCGCCGCCTGCTCAGCGAGGTGCTGGCGGCGTCGTTCTTCCTTCAGATCTTCGCCGTCGTCTCACCGTTGTTCTTCCAGGTGGTGATCGACAAGGTGCTGGTGCATCGAAGCATGAGCACGCTCGACGTTCTGGTCATCGGCCTTGTCGTGCTGACTGTGTTCGAAGCCATTCTCGAGACGCTGCGCGTCTATCTGTTCGCGCATACGACAAACCGCATCGATGTCGAGCTCGGTGCCAGGCTGTTTCGCCACCTGATGGCACTGCCGATCGCCTATTTCCAGACTCGCCGCGTCGGGGATTCGGTGGCGCGCGTCCGGGAGCTGGAGAATATCCGCCAGTTCCTGACGAGTTCGGCGCTCACGCTGGTCATCGACCTTCTTTTCACGGTCGTCTTCCTTGTCGTGATGTTCTACTACTCGACGACGTTGACCTGGATCGTGCTCGCGTCCTTCCCGTTCTACATCGGCATATCGGCGGGAGCCGCGCCGCTATTCCGCGCGCGCCTCGATGAAAAGTTCAATCGCGGCTCCGAGAATCAAGCCTTCCTGGTCGAAAGCGTCACCGGCGTCGAGACCTTGAAGGCCATGGCGGTCGAGCCGCAGATGCAGCGCCGCTGGGAGGAACAGCTCGCCGGCTATGTCGCCGCCAGCTTCCGTGTGCTCAGCCTGAACAACACGGCGAGCCAGGCAGTCCAGATGATCAACAAGCTGGTCATCGCCGCGACCCTTTACTTCGGCGCGCGGCTGGTGATTGGCGGAGAGTTGACCGTCGGCGAACTCGTCGCGTTCAACATGCTGGCCGCGCGCGTCAGCACGCCGGTGCTGCGGCTCGCGCAGGTCTGGCAGGACTTCCACCAGGCCCGTCTGTCGATCGATCGTCTCGGCGACATCCTCAACACCATTCCGGAGCCGAGCTTCACTCCGTCCCGCGCCGCCTTGCCGCCGATCCGCGGCCAAGTGAGGTTCGAGCACGCGACTTTCCGCTATCGCATCGACGGCCCCGAGGTGTTGCACGACGTGTCCTTCAGCATCGAGCCCGGCCAGGTCATCGGCATCGTTGGCTCGTCGGGGTCGGGCAAGAGCACCATCACCAAGCTGATCCAGCGTCTCTATGTTCCGGAGAGCGGACGCGTACTGGTCGACGGCGTCGATCTCGCAATGGTCGACCTGAGCTGGTTGCGGCGCCAGATCGGCGTCGTGTTGCAGGAAAACGTGCTGTTCAATTGCACGATCCGCGACAACATCGCACTGACCGATCCGACCATGTCGATGGAACGCGTCATCGAGGCGGCAATGCTGGCCGGCGCGCACGACTTCATCCTGGAACTGCCCGAGGGTTACGATACCGTCGTGGGTGAGCGCGGCAGCAGCCTGTCCGGCGGACAGCGCCAGCGTATCGCGATCGCGCGTGCGCTGATCACCGACCCGCGCATCCTGATTTTCGACGAGGCGACCAGCGCGCTGGATTACGAGAGCGAGCGTGCGATCCAGCAGAACATGAGGCGGATTTCCGCCGGACGGACCGTGATCGTCATCGCTCACCGATTGTCGACCGTACGTAATGCCAACCGGATCATCACGCTCGAGCATGGCCGCATCGTCGAGGACGGCAGCCATGATGAGCTGATCCAGACCAATGGCCGTTACGCCAATCTTCATTACCTGCAGGCCGGTATCCATGACGTCCGCTAG
- a CDS encoding HlyD family type I secretion periplasmic adaptor subunit — protein MTSASRNIVPFPRRELRRREHELAFLPAALEIAESPPSPIGRAIGASIIAMFCIALLWATLGSVDIVATATGKIVPGGRTKLIQPFETGVVRAIKVRDGQSVKAGDVLIELDPTMTEADQERQKSDLLAAELDAARLRAALAADPLTAFHAPQNASAAEIEMHRQFLISERAEQNAKLSEIERQQGQKEAERETTSASVAKLEATIPVLQERVDIRKGLVDKALASKVVYLSEYQELVAMQQDLVLQKSRLREADAAIALLKETKEKAAAEYRRATYDALAKAEQKAASAAQEVIKADRRTKLQRLTAPVDGVVQQLAVHTVGGVVTPAQALAVVVPSESQLEIEAMLSNRDIGFVHPGQAAEIKIDTFNFTRYGLLHGDVLSVSTDAITRDRMQGANDHPSGATQSSSEPKGQELEYAARVSLDRTHMQVEDKLVKLGPGMAVTVEIKTGTRRIISYLLSPLARYKQEALRER, from the coding sequence ATGACGTCCGCTAGTCGCAACATCGTCCCGTTTCCGAGACGCGAACTTCGGCGCCGGGAGCATGAGCTTGCATTTCTGCCGGCGGCGCTCGAAATCGCCGAATCGCCACCGTCACCGATCGGGCGTGCGATCGGAGCGAGCATCATCGCAATGTTCTGCATCGCGCTGCTATGGGCGACGCTCGGCAGTGTTGATATCGTCGCCACGGCGACCGGCAAGATCGTGCCCGGCGGCCGCACCAAGCTGATCCAGCCGTTCGAGACGGGTGTGGTCCGTGCCATCAAGGTCCGCGACGGCCAGAGCGTGAAGGCCGGGGACGTTCTGATCGAGCTCGACCCGACGATGACGGAAGCCGACCAGGAGCGCCAGAAGAGCGATCTGCTGGCGGCCGAACTCGACGCAGCGCGTTTGCGGGCGGCCCTCGCAGCCGATCCGCTCACCGCTTTCCATGCACCGCAAAACGCAAGCGCCGCCGAGATCGAGATGCATCGCCAGTTCCTGATCAGCGAGCGCGCCGAGCAGAATGCCAAGCTTTCTGAAATCGAGCGGCAGCAAGGGCAGAAGGAGGCGGAGCGAGAGACGACATCGGCGAGTGTTGCCAAGCTGGAAGCAACCATTCCCGTGCTGCAGGAGAGGGTCGATATCCGCAAGGGCCTCGTCGACAAGGCGCTGGCTTCCAAGGTCGTCTATCTATCCGAGTATCAGGAGCTGGTCGCCATGCAGCAGGATCTTGTGCTGCAGAAGAGCCGGCTGCGCGAAGCCGATGCGGCGATCGCGCTCCTGAAGGAGACCAAGGAAAAGGCTGCCGCGGAGTATCGCCGCGCGACCTATGACGCACTTGCGAAGGCCGAGCAGAAGGCTGCCAGCGCGGCGCAGGAGGTGATCAAGGCGGATCGGCGCACGAAGCTCCAGCGTCTGACCGCGCCAGTCGACGGGGTCGTGCAGCAACTTGCCGTTCATACGGTGGGCGGCGTAGTGACCCCGGCTCAGGCGCTCGCGGTGGTGGTCCCCAGCGAGAGCCAGCTCGAGATCGAGGCCATGCTCTCCAACCGCGATATCGGATTCGTCCATCCGGGGCAGGCGGCGGAGATCAAGATCGATACCTTCAACTTCACGCGCTACGGACTGCTTCACGGCGACGTGCTCAGCGTGTCGACGGATGCCATTACGCGCGACAGGATGCAGGGCGCGAATGACCACCCGTCGGGCGCCACGCAGAGCAGCAGCGAGCCGAAAGGTCAGGAGCTGGAATATGCCGCGCGCGTGTCGCTCGACCGGACGCACATGCAGGTGGAGGACAAGCTCGTCAAGCTCGGCCCGGGCATGGCGGTGACGGTCGAGATCAAGACCGGTACGCGCAGGATCATCAGCTACCTGCTCTCGCCGCTGGCGAGGTACAAGCAGGAAGCGTTGCGGGAACGGTGA
- a CDS encoding VOC family protein — protein MIEGISALTLGTHDMPRAVSFYRALGFEVLHGGEWSPLTSFRAGLSYLNLIDQPAERRWSWWGRVIFYVTDVDALYERALAAGYQPATVPRDAEWGERFFHLADPDGHELSFARPLLPASVQ, from the coding sequence ATGATCGAGGGGATCAGCGCGCTCACGCTGGGCACCCATGACATGCCACGAGCTGTCTCATTCTACCGAGCCCTGGGATTTGAGGTCCTGCATGGCGGCGAATGGTCACCGCTCACCAGCTTTCGAGCAGGTTTGAGCTACCTCAACCTCATCGACCAACCTGCCGAACGACGCTGGTCCTGGTGGGGTCGGGTCATCTTCTACGTCACCGATGTTGACGCACTTTACGAACGCGCGCTCGCGGCGGGGTACCAGCCGGCGACTGTGCCCCGCGATGCCGAATGGGGTGAGCGCTTTTTCCACCTAGCTGACCCCGACGGGCACGAACTCAGCTTCGCTCGACCTTTACTTCCGGCTTCCGTCCAATAG
- a CDS encoding complex I NDUFA9 subunit family protein yields MTTNGRTVTVFGGTGFLGRRIVQHLRDHEFPVRIASRHPDRGRSQFGPHDSQLLFVRADIQDERSVANALAGAYAAVNTVSLYVEHGRETFHSVHVESAQRVAAQAHRAGVKRLVHLSGIGADAASRSRYIRARGEGELVVRATFAGAHIIRPAVMFGPDDAFLTTILNLLRRLPIYPMFGRGSMKLQPAYVEDVAEATVRIIQRAETQPTIFECGGPRVYSYEELVAIVARQAGLAPILVPIPLAVWHALAWASEVLPNPILTRNQVELMQIDTVSSPGLVELGISPQPVEAILQKMLSKCG; encoded by the coding sequence ATGACAACGAACGGTCGCACCGTCACCGTATTCGGCGGAACCGGCTTTCTCGGCCGCCGCATCGTTCAGCATCTGCGCGATCACGAGTTTCCCGTCCGGATCGCGTCAAGGCATCCAGATCGCGGGCGCAGTCAGTTTGGCCCGCATGATTCCCAACTTCTGTTCGTCCGGGCCGATATTCAGGACGAACGGTCTGTCGCAAATGCGCTTGCCGGCGCTTATGCCGCTGTCAACACCGTCAGCCTTTACGTCGAGCACGGACGTGAGACGTTTCATTCCGTTCATGTAGAGTCCGCCCAACGGGTAGCGGCCCAAGCGCACCGGGCCGGAGTCAAAAGACTCGTTCACTTGTCAGGCATCGGCGCCGATGCCGCGTCTCGATCGCGGTACATCCGAGCGCGCGGCGAAGGTGAACTGGTGGTCAGGGCTACGTTTGCCGGCGCACATATCATCCGACCAGCCGTCATGTTCGGACCGGACGATGCCTTTCTTACGACAATCCTCAACCTTCTCCGCCGGCTGCCGATCTATCCGATGTTCGGCCGCGGCTCGATGAAACTGCAGCCAGCCTACGTGGAAGATGTGGCTGAGGCGACTGTCCGGATCATCCAGCGAGCCGAGACGCAACCGACGATCTTCGAGTGTGGCGGCCCTCGCGTTTATTCCTACGAAGAATTGGTCGCAATCGTCGCGCGTCAGGCTGGCCTTGCGCCCATCCTGGTCCCGATCCCGCTGGCCGTTTGGCACGCCCTGGCATGGGCTTCCGAAGTACTCCCGAACCCGATTCTCACGCGCAATCAGGTGGAGCTGATGCAGATCGATACAGTGTCGTCGCCTGGCCTTGTCGAACTTGGGATTTCGCCGCAGCCGGTTGAGGCAATACTCCAAAAGATGCTGTCAAAGTGCGGATGA
- the bfr gene encoding bacterioferritin: MKGDKDVIEYLNKALRHELTAVNQYWLHYRLLDNWGYKVLAKAWREESIEEMQHADKLIERIIFLDGSPNMQTLESLHIGKTVKAVLDSDLQAELSARSLYAEAATHCHQVKDYVTRDLFEQLMHDEEEHIDFLETQIELVARIGLELYAQRHIGELDKD, from the coding sequence ATGAAGGGCGATAAAGACGTTATCGAATACCTCAACAAAGCGCTGCGCCACGAGCTCACCGCGGTGAACCAGTACTGGCTGCACTACCGCCTGCTCGACAATTGGGGCTACAAGGTGCTGGCCAAGGCGTGGCGCGAGGAATCGATTGAAGAGATGCAGCATGCAGACAAGCTCATCGAACGCATCATCTTCCTCGATGGATCTCCCAATATGCAGACGCTGGAATCCCTTCATATCGGGAAGACCGTGAAGGCCGTGCTCGATAGCGACTTGCAAGCCGAATTGTCGGCGCGCTCCCTCTACGCTGAAGCTGCGACCCATTGCCATCAGGTCAAAGACTACGTGACACGGGATCTGTTTGAGCAACTCATGCACGATGAGGAAGAGCATATCGATTTTCTGGAAACCCAGATCGAACTCGTCGCGAGGATCGGCCTCGAGCTATATGCCCAGCGTCATATCGGAGAGCTCGACAAGGACTAA
- the asnB gene encoding asparagine synthase B, translated as MCGFVGIFEYRESFESARSLALEMAKTVRHRGPDWSGIYSSERAMLAHERLSIVDVEHGAQPLLDVVAGRALAVNGEIYNHVALRDALKRPHDWKTKSDCEIILYLYDEYGPALCKMLSGIFAFALFDERTGDFFVARDHIGIVPLYIGWSGDGATYVASEMKALDPVCETIQEFPPGHYYSGKAREFVRWYDPEWAHAFPTKKASLHELRTSLETAVKQQMMCDVPYGVLISGGLDSSLIAALAARHRFKRIESGETEEAWWPRLHSFSVGLENSPDMKYARKVAAHIGTVHHEVVFTVQDGLDALPDVIRHLETFDVTTIRAGTPMYLMARKIKAMGIKMVLSGEGADEVFGGYLYFHMAPSAEEFHEETVRKLFALSRYDCCRANKATAAWGVEARVPFLDKEFLDYAMSINPAEKMCPGAKIEKGILREAFTDLLPQEILWRQKEQFSDGVGYSWIECLRNHAEGKVSEQMLAEADKRFPKQTPTSKEGYFYRTIFDSIFRNPTACLTVPVGPSIACSTPTAFLWSQQFASMDDPSGRAVKGVHIEAIDNV; from the coding sequence TTGTGCGGATTCGTCGGCATATTCGAATATAGGGAATCGTTTGAATCGGCGCGCAGCCTGGCGCTGGAGATGGCGAAGACGGTCAGGCACCGTGGACCGGACTGGAGTGGCATTTATTCCAGCGAACGCGCGATGCTCGCGCATGAGCGCCTTTCCATCGTCGATGTGGAGCACGGAGCTCAGCCCCTTCTCGACGTTGTCGCGGGGCGGGCGTTGGCTGTGAATGGAGAGATCTACAACCATGTCGCTCTGCGCGACGCGCTGAAGCGGCCGCACGACTGGAAAACGAAATCAGACTGCGAAATTATCCTGTATCTCTACGACGAGTACGGACCAGCTCTGTGCAAGATGCTGAGCGGCATTTTTGCGTTTGCCCTCTTCGATGAACGTACCGGCGATTTCTTCGTCGCCCGGGACCACATCGGCATAGTGCCGCTTTATATCGGATGGAGCGGGGACGGCGCAACATATGTCGCCAGCGAAATGAAAGCTCTCGATCCGGTGTGCGAGACGATCCAGGAGTTTCCGCCGGGACATTACTATAGCGGCAAAGCCCGCGAATTTGTCCGGTGGTATGATCCGGAGTGGGCGCATGCGTTTCCAACCAAGAAGGCGTCGTTGCACGAGCTACGGACTTCACTCGAAACCGCAGTCAAACAGCAAATGATGTGCGACGTACCTTACGGGGTACTTATTTCTGGTGGGCTCGATTCCTCGCTCATCGCAGCGCTTGCGGCACGGCACCGCTTCAAGCGGATCGAGTCGGGGGAGACCGAGGAGGCTTGGTGGCCAAGGCTGCACTCGTTCTCCGTGGGCTTGGAAAATTCGCCCGACATGAAGTACGCGCGCAAGGTGGCGGCTCACATCGGCACGGTCCATCATGAAGTTGTATTCACCGTGCAAGACGGGTTGGACGCATTGCCCGATGTGATCCGGCACCTGGAAACCTTCGATGTCACCACCATTCGTGCCGGTACGCCGATGTATCTTATGGCGCGCAAGATCAAGGCAATGGGCATCAAGATGGTGCTGTCTGGAGAAGGCGCTGACGAGGTATTTGGCGGCTATCTCTACTTCCACATGGCGCCATCAGCAGAAGAATTCCATGAGGAGACTGTTCGGAAGCTCTTTGCGCTGAGCAGGTACGACTGCTGTCGCGCGAACAAGGCAACCGCTGCTTGGGGGGTCGAAGCGCGTGTACCGTTCCTGGACAAGGAATTCCTGGACTACGCGATGTCGATAAACCCTGCCGAAAAAATGTGCCCCGGTGCGAAGATCGAGAAGGGCATATTGCGGGAAGCTTTTACCGACCTGTTGCCGCAGGAGATCCTATGGCGTCAAAAGGAACAGTTTTCAGACGGAGTGGGGTACAGCTGGATCGAGTGCTTGAGGAATCACGCCGAAGGTAAAGTCTCGGAGCAGATGCTCGCAGAGGCGGACAAACGCTTTCCGAAGCAGACGCCGACCTCGAAGGAGGGATACTTCTACAGGACCATCTTTGACAGCATTTTCAGGAATCCGACAGCCTGCCTAACCGTCCCGGTCGGTCCCTCGATCGCGTGTTCGACGCCAACCGCGTTTCTCTGGTCGCAGCAATTTGCGAGCATGGATGATCCATCTGGAAGGGCGGTGAAAGGAGTACATATTGAGGCCATTGACAACGTTTGA